The Arachis hypogaea cultivar Tifrunner chromosome 19, arahy.Tifrunner.gnm2.J5K5, whole genome shotgun sequence genome has a window encoding:
- the LOC112777480 gene encoding alpha-L-fucosidase 2 isoform X1 produces MTSLQVPPRLLLTLLLFLFYASPSHSSKPENNMVRRAPQKEWWRTISGMEEEDGGSRPLKVTFSEAAINWTDAIPIGNGRLGAMIWGGVSSELLQLNEDTLWTGMPGDYTNSSAPAALAKVRKLVDNRNYSQATEEAVNLSGEPSAVYQLLGDIKLEFDDSHAVYSNESYYRELDLDTATAKVKYSVGDVEFSREHFASYPDQVIVSRISASKPASLSFTVSLDSKLPHNLQVSGQNQVIMEGSCPSRRIPPNAKSPPSSMANSSIDPKGIKFSAVLDVQITGEKGVVHVLEGPKLRIEGSDSAILLLTASSSFDGPFTKPENSKKNPTSDSLNTMKSVKKLSYANLYSRHLDDYQNLFHRVSLQLSKSSKAAVKNRKLVSSQSNIPQTIPTLARISSFQTDEDPSFVELLFQYGRYILISSSRAGTQVSNLQGIWNKNLEPAWDGAPHLNINLQMNYWPTLACNLHECQEPLFDYISSLSVTGSKTAKVNYEANGWVAHQVSDIWAKSSPDRGLAVWALWPMGGAWLCTHLWEHYTYTMDKDFLKNKAYPLLEGCTSFLLDWLIEGPNGLLETNPSTSPEHMFIAPDQKPASVSYSTTMDISIIKEVFSSIVSAAEVLGTSNDAIIKRVTEVQSKLPPTKIASDGSIMEWAEDFQDPEIHHRHVSHLFGLFPGHTITPDKTPDLCKAADYTLIKRGEEGPGWSTTWKAALWARLKNSEHAYRMIKHLIVLVDPFHESNYEGGLYSNLFTTHPPFQIDANFGFSTAVAEMLVHSTMKDLYLLPALPRDKWPNGCVKGLKVRGGITVNICWKEGDLHEVGLWSENQKSQVRLHHRETMVLAELSPGIVYSYNNQLKCVKTYSL; encoded by the exons ATGACTTCACTTCAAGTTCCTCCAAGGCTATTGCTGACTCTGCTGTTGTTTCTTTTCTATGCTTCACCTTCTCATTCCTCAAAACCA GAGAATAATATGGTACGGAGAGCCCCACAGAAAGAGTGGTGGAGGACAATAAGTGGAATGGAGGAAGAGGATGGTGGTAGCAGGCCATTGAAGGTTACGTTCTCTGAAGCTGCAATCAACTGGACCGATGCCATACCCATCGGAAATGGCCGTCTTGGGGCTATGATTTGGGGTGGTGTTTCATCGGAGCTTCTCCAGCTAAATG AAGACACACTTTGGACTGGAATGCCTGGCGATTACACCAACAGTAGTGCTCCAGCAGCATTGGCTAAAGTTCGAAAACTTGTTGATAACAGAAATTACTCTCAAGCTACAGAAGAAGCTGTCAATTTGTCAGGAGAGCCTTCTGCT GTGTACCAACTTCTTGGTGATATCAAGCTAGAATTTGACGATTCTCATGCTGTATACTCGAATGAGTCTTACTACAGAGAGCTGGATTTGGATACTGCAACAGCAAAAGTAAAATACTCTGTTGGTGATGTTGAATTCAGCAGAGAACATTTTGCTTCTTATCCAGACCAAGTGATAGTGTCAAGGATTTCTGCAAGCAAGCCAGCTTCTTTGTCATTTACAGTGTCTTTGGATAGCAAATTACCTCACAATTTGCAAGTTAGTGGCCAAAATCAGGTAATAATGGAAGGAAGCTGTCCTAGCAGAAGGATACCACCGAATGCAAAGTCACCACCTTCATCGATGGCTAATTCAAGTATTGATCCGAAGGGAATTAAGTTTTCTGCTGTCCTTGATGTACAAATTACTGGTGAGAAGGGGGTTGTGCATGTTTTGGAAGGTCCAAAGCTTAGGATTGAAGGTTCAGattctgctattttgcttctgacagcttcttcttcatttgatggGCCATTCACTAAGCCTGAAAACTCTAAGAAGAATCCTACTTCAGATTCTCTCAATACAATGAAATCGGTTAAAAAGTTGTCATATGCTAACCTTTATTCACGCCATTTGGATGACTATCAAAATCTATTTCATCGTGTGTCGTTGCAACTCTCGAAAAGCAGCAAGGCTGCTGTGAAGAATAGGAAATTGGTTTCCTCTCAATCTAACATCCCTCAAACCATTCCAACTTTGGCGAGGATCAGCTCTTTTCAAACAGATGAAGATCCTTCATTTGTGGAGCTCTTGTTTCAATATGGTAGGTATATACTAATTTCTAGTTCGCGTGCTGGAACTCAGGTCTCAAATCTACAGGGCATATGGAACAAGAATCTTGAGCCTGCATGGGA CGGTGCGCCTCACTTGAACATTAATCTTCAAATGAACTATTGGCCAACTCTTGCTTGCAATCTACATGAATGTCAAGAGCCATTATTTGATTACATTTCCTCTTTGTCAGTCACTGGTAGTAAAACTGCAAAG GTGAACTATGAAGCAAACGGTTGGGTTGCACATCAAGTTTCTGACATATGGGCTAAATCGTCCCCAGATCGAGGTCTTGCAGTTTGGGCATTATGGCCAATGGGTGGAGCTTGGCTTTGTACCCATCTATGGGAGCATTATACTTATACAATGGACAAA gattttctaaaaaataagGCATATCCTTTATTGGAAGGATGTACTTCGTTTCTGTTGGATTGGTTGATTGAAGGTCCTAATGGATTATTAGAAACCAACCCATCAACTTCACCAGAGCACATGTTCATTGCACCAGATCAAAAGCCTGCCAGTGTGAGCTACTCGACTACTATGGACATATCGATCATCAAAGAAGTTTTCTCTTCAATTGTATCTGCTGCTGAG GTTCTGGGGACAAGTAATGATGCTATTATCAAAAGGGTAACTGAGGTTCAGTCCAAGCTTCCACCAACAAAAATTGCTAGTGATGGTTCCATTATGGAATGG GCAGAAGATTTCCAAGACCCTGAAATACATCATAGACATGTTTCACATTTATTTGGCCTGTTTCCAGGGCACACAATAACTCCTGACAAAACTCCAGACCTCTGTAAAGCCGCAGATTATACTCTAATTAAAAGAG GAGAGGAAGGTCCAGGGTGGTCAACAACTTGGAAAGCTGCGTTATGGGCAAGACTTAAGAACAGTGAGCATGCATATCGCATGATAAAGCACTTGATTGTATTGGTGGATCCTTTTCATGAAAGTAATTATGAAGGAGGACTCTACAGTAACCTCTTCACTACACATCCTCCATTCCAGATTGATGCTAACTTTGG TTTTTCAACAGCAGTTGCAGAAATGCTTGTTCACAGCACAATGAAGGACCTTTACTTGCTTCCGGCGTTGCCTCGCGACAAATGGCCGAACGGCTGCGTGAAAGGATTGAAAGTACGCGGCGGGATCACAGTGAACATATGCTGGAAAGAAGGTGATCTGCATGAAGTTGGGCTATGGTCAGAAAACCAGAAATCCCAAGTGAGACTACACCATAGAGAAACCATGGTGCTAGCTGAATTATCACCAGGCATAGTTTACTCTTACAATAACCAGTTGAAGTGTGTGAAGACATACTCTCTTTAA
- the LOC112777480 gene encoding alpha-L-fucosidase 2 isoform X2, with translation MTSLQVPPRLLLTLLLFLFYASPSHSSKPNNMVRRAPQKEWWRTISGMEEEDGGSRPLKVTFSEAAINWTDAIPIGNGRLGAMIWGGVSSELLQLNEDTLWTGMPGDYTNSSAPAALAKVRKLVDNRNYSQATEEAVNLSGEPSAVYQLLGDIKLEFDDSHAVYSNESYYRELDLDTATAKVKYSVGDVEFSREHFASYPDQVIVSRISASKPASLSFTVSLDSKLPHNLQVSGQNQVIMEGSCPSRRIPPNAKSPPSSMANSSIDPKGIKFSAVLDVQITGEKGVVHVLEGPKLRIEGSDSAILLLTASSSFDGPFTKPENSKKNPTSDSLNTMKSVKKLSYANLYSRHLDDYQNLFHRVSLQLSKSSKAAVKNRKLVSSQSNIPQTIPTLARISSFQTDEDPSFVELLFQYGRYILISSSRAGTQVSNLQGIWNKNLEPAWDGAPHLNINLQMNYWPTLACNLHECQEPLFDYISSLSVTGSKTAKVNYEANGWVAHQVSDIWAKSSPDRGLAVWALWPMGGAWLCTHLWEHYTYTMDKDFLKNKAYPLLEGCTSFLLDWLIEGPNGLLETNPSTSPEHMFIAPDQKPASVSYSTTMDISIIKEVFSSIVSAAEVLGTSNDAIIKRVTEVQSKLPPTKIASDGSIMEWAEDFQDPEIHHRHVSHLFGLFPGHTITPDKTPDLCKAADYTLIKRGEEGPGWSTTWKAALWARLKNSEHAYRMIKHLIVLVDPFHESNYEGGLYSNLFTTHPPFQIDANFGFSTAVAEMLVHSTMKDLYLLPALPRDKWPNGCVKGLKVRGGITVNICWKEGDLHEVGLWSENQKSQVRLHHRETMVLAELSPGIVYSYNNQLKCVKTYSL, from the exons ATGACTTCACTTCAAGTTCCTCCAAGGCTATTGCTGACTCTGCTGTTGTTTCTTTTCTATGCTTCACCTTCTCATTCCTCAAAACCA AATAATATGGTACGGAGAGCCCCACAGAAAGAGTGGTGGAGGACAATAAGTGGAATGGAGGAAGAGGATGGTGGTAGCAGGCCATTGAAGGTTACGTTCTCTGAAGCTGCAATCAACTGGACCGATGCCATACCCATCGGAAATGGCCGTCTTGGGGCTATGATTTGGGGTGGTGTTTCATCGGAGCTTCTCCAGCTAAATG AAGACACACTTTGGACTGGAATGCCTGGCGATTACACCAACAGTAGTGCTCCAGCAGCATTGGCTAAAGTTCGAAAACTTGTTGATAACAGAAATTACTCTCAAGCTACAGAAGAAGCTGTCAATTTGTCAGGAGAGCCTTCTGCT GTGTACCAACTTCTTGGTGATATCAAGCTAGAATTTGACGATTCTCATGCTGTATACTCGAATGAGTCTTACTACAGAGAGCTGGATTTGGATACTGCAACAGCAAAAGTAAAATACTCTGTTGGTGATGTTGAATTCAGCAGAGAACATTTTGCTTCTTATCCAGACCAAGTGATAGTGTCAAGGATTTCTGCAAGCAAGCCAGCTTCTTTGTCATTTACAGTGTCTTTGGATAGCAAATTACCTCACAATTTGCAAGTTAGTGGCCAAAATCAGGTAATAATGGAAGGAAGCTGTCCTAGCAGAAGGATACCACCGAATGCAAAGTCACCACCTTCATCGATGGCTAATTCAAGTATTGATCCGAAGGGAATTAAGTTTTCTGCTGTCCTTGATGTACAAATTACTGGTGAGAAGGGGGTTGTGCATGTTTTGGAAGGTCCAAAGCTTAGGATTGAAGGTTCAGattctgctattttgcttctgacagcttcttcttcatttgatggGCCATTCACTAAGCCTGAAAACTCTAAGAAGAATCCTACTTCAGATTCTCTCAATACAATGAAATCGGTTAAAAAGTTGTCATATGCTAACCTTTATTCACGCCATTTGGATGACTATCAAAATCTATTTCATCGTGTGTCGTTGCAACTCTCGAAAAGCAGCAAGGCTGCTGTGAAGAATAGGAAATTGGTTTCCTCTCAATCTAACATCCCTCAAACCATTCCAACTTTGGCGAGGATCAGCTCTTTTCAAACAGATGAAGATCCTTCATTTGTGGAGCTCTTGTTTCAATATGGTAGGTATATACTAATTTCTAGTTCGCGTGCTGGAACTCAGGTCTCAAATCTACAGGGCATATGGAACAAGAATCTTGAGCCTGCATGGGA CGGTGCGCCTCACTTGAACATTAATCTTCAAATGAACTATTGGCCAACTCTTGCTTGCAATCTACATGAATGTCAAGAGCCATTATTTGATTACATTTCCTCTTTGTCAGTCACTGGTAGTAAAACTGCAAAG GTGAACTATGAAGCAAACGGTTGGGTTGCACATCAAGTTTCTGACATATGGGCTAAATCGTCCCCAGATCGAGGTCTTGCAGTTTGGGCATTATGGCCAATGGGTGGAGCTTGGCTTTGTACCCATCTATGGGAGCATTATACTTATACAATGGACAAA gattttctaaaaaataagGCATATCCTTTATTGGAAGGATGTACTTCGTTTCTGTTGGATTGGTTGATTGAAGGTCCTAATGGATTATTAGAAACCAACCCATCAACTTCACCAGAGCACATGTTCATTGCACCAGATCAAAAGCCTGCCAGTGTGAGCTACTCGACTACTATGGACATATCGATCATCAAAGAAGTTTTCTCTTCAATTGTATCTGCTGCTGAG GTTCTGGGGACAAGTAATGATGCTATTATCAAAAGGGTAACTGAGGTTCAGTCCAAGCTTCCACCAACAAAAATTGCTAGTGATGGTTCCATTATGGAATGG GCAGAAGATTTCCAAGACCCTGAAATACATCATAGACATGTTTCACATTTATTTGGCCTGTTTCCAGGGCACACAATAACTCCTGACAAAACTCCAGACCTCTGTAAAGCCGCAGATTATACTCTAATTAAAAGAG GAGAGGAAGGTCCAGGGTGGTCAACAACTTGGAAAGCTGCGTTATGGGCAAGACTTAAGAACAGTGAGCATGCATATCGCATGATAAAGCACTTGATTGTATTGGTGGATCCTTTTCATGAAAGTAATTATGAAGGAGGACTCTACAGTAACCTCTTCACTACACATCCTCCATTCCAGATTGATGCTAACTTTGG TTTTTCAACAGCAGTTGCAGAAATGCTTGTTCACAGCACAATGAAGGACCTTTACTTGCTTCCGGCGTTGCCTCGCGACAAATGGCCGAACGGCTGCGTGAAAGGATTGAAAGTACGCGGCGGGATCACAGTGAACATATGCTGGAAAGAAGGTGATCTGCATGAAGTTGGGCTATGGTCAGAAAACCAGAAATCCCAAGTGAGACTACACCATAGAGAAACCATGGTGCTAGCTGAATTATCACCAGGCATAGTTTACTCTTACAATAACCAGTTGAAGTGTGTGAAGACATACTCTCTTTAA